In a genomic window of Nocardia fluminea:
- a CDS encoding IS3 family transposase — translation MRFVNEYPQHPVELVLRVLGIASSTYYGWLRQAKAPSRRKLADQELLAEIVDIHTSSGGTYGSPRVHAMLARRGFSVGRKRVERLMRSAGLQGAFLRKKWRLGSTRQDRRAAPAPDLVNRDFTAGEPDRLWVADATRIVCGEGVFWLAAVRDAFSNRIVGWKCSDRCDTELVLGALEYAVWTRDVRDGQLVHHSDRGSTYTAIRFANRLADNGIAQSMGSVGDSYDNALMENFFSTLKTELVYRNSWRTREDAENALFAYIDGWYNTQRIQKRLGWQSPDEYEASYHGQVPAGTR, via the coding sequence GTGCGGTTCGTCAATGAATATCCGCAGCACCCGGTCGAGCTCGTATTACGGGTTCTGGGGATCGCGTCCTCGACGTATTACGGCTGGTTGCGGCAGGCGAAGGCGCCGTCACGGCGGAAACTGGCCGACCAAGAGCTGCTGGCTGAGATCGTCGATATCCATACCAGCTCCGGCGGGACTTACGGGTCGCCGCGGGTTCACGCGATGCTGGCCCGGCGCGGGTTCTCGGTCGGCCGCAAACGCGTTGAGCGGTTGATGCGGAGTGCGGGTTTGCAGGGCGCGTTCCTGCGGAAGAAGTGGCGGCTGGGCTCGACCCGACAGGATCGGCGTGCCGCCCCAGCTCCAGATCTGGTCAACCGGGACTTCACTGCCGGCGAGCCGGACCGGCTGTGGGTCGCCGATGCCACCCGCATCGTCTGCGGCGAGGGTGTGTTCTGGCTGGCCGCGGTCCGGGACGCGTTCTCGAACCGAATCGTGGGCTGGAAGTGCTCGGACCGTTGTGACACCGAGCTGGTTCTCGGCGCTCTCGAGTACGCGGTCTGGACCCGCGATGTTCGTGACGGGCAGCTCGTCCATCATTCCGATCGCGGGTCGACATACACGGCAATCCGGTTCGCTAACCGGTTGGCAGACAACGGGATAGCGCAATCCATGGGTTCAGTCGGAGACAGCTACGACAACGCTCTCATGGAGAACTTCTTCTCCACTCTGAAGACCGAGTTGGTGTATCGGAACAGTTGGCGGACAAGGGAAGACGCCGAGAACGCCTTGTTCGCCTACATCGATGGCTGGTACAACACCCAGCGGATCCAGAAGAGGCTGGGTTGGCAGTCACCCGACGAGTACGAAGCCAGCTACCATGGCCAGGTTCCAGCCGGAACCAGGTAA
- a CDS encoding transposase has translation MAAPKKYPDELRARAVRLYRESDPKPTIRKLAEQLGVHHEALRNWIRQAEADAGHRHDRPTTDMAEENKQLRKRVAELERVNAVLRDASAYFASELGQTRR, from the coding sequence GTGGCAGCACCGAAGAAATATCCGGACGAGTTGAGAGCTCGAGCCGTGCGGTTGTATCGAGAGTCCGATCCCAAGCCGACGATCCGGAAGCTCGCCGAGCAACTCGGGGTGCATCACGAGGCATTGCGGAACTGGATCCGCCAAGCCGAAGCCGATGCCGGCCACCGCCACGACCGCCCGACGACCGACATGGCCGAGGAGAACAAGCAACTCCGTAAACGAGTCGCCGAGCTGGAGCGGGTCAACGCTGTATTGCGTGATGCGAGTGCGTATTTCGCCTCGGAGCTCGGCCAGACCCGGCGGTGA
- a CDS encoding TetR/AcrR family transcriptional regulator, with amino-acid sequence MATDARRRLIESTIELVRRRGVAGTGVAELLEHSGTARQSIYKHFPGGKTELIEESVRTSGAWIEQMIEQMAETLTPAEMLHAFVEYWKWVLVSSDYQSGCPIAAAAYGGSEAPVARDLASRAFRRWEHHLAEQVIAQGMPARTAHSLATMTIAAIEGAVMMSIADRSIAPLHRTYDQLRELLDMQLRAH; translated from the coding sequence ATGGCTACCGACGCACGACGACGCTTGATCGAGAGCACGATCGAGCTGGTCCGGCGCAGAGGGGTGGCCGGAACCGGAGTGGCCGAGCTTCTCGAGCACAGCGGTACCGCCCGGCAGTCGATCTACAAGCACTTTCCCGGCGGCAAGACAGAATTGATCGAGGAGTCCGTCCGAACCTCGGGGGCCTGGATCGAGCAGATGATCGAGCAGATGGCCGAGACGCTCACTCCGGCGGAGATGCTGCACGCCTTCGTCGAATACTGGAAATGGGTGCTGGTCAGCAGCGACTACCAGTCCGGATGCCCGATCGCCGCCGCCGCGTACGGCGGCAGTGAAGCACCCGTCGCGCGCGACCTGGCGAGCCGAGCATTCCGGCGCTGGGAACACCACCTCGCCGAGCAGGTCATCGCACAGGGCATGCCCGCCCGGACAGCGCACAGCCTGGCGACCATGACCATCGCCGCCATCGAAGGCGCGGTGATGATGTCGATCGCGGACCGCAGCATCGCGCCCCTCCACCGCACCTACGACCAGCTCCGCGAACTGCTGGACATGCAACTCCGCGCCCACTGA
- a CDS encoding MFS transporter: MPHSSVAEPVAPPARPPALTDRGKWLALVVICAAELLVVLDNTVVNVALPSLGVQLHASFGGLQWVVDAYTLTFAGLLLAFGHLGDRFGRRRVMMIGLAGVAVMSVGGALATDLGQVIAARAAMGVFAAAVFPATLAMIINIFTDVKERAVAIAAWTAMAGFAIAIGPTAGGWLLEHFSWHSVFWVNIPVALVILAFTRFLVPESKAAHIGRLDVIGIALSLLSVTTLVWTIIEAPKLGWLSVASLAGFVFAVVCFAVFIRWEMRTSSPVLNMSLFRIRRFSLPAVAIMVAYFSMFGFLFMITQYFQGVMELSPLEFGLHSLPFAVSIAIGAPLATLIAQRIGTTAVIVFGLVVMSIGMYIAGQVKVETPYVGPVLISMVLMGLGLAIVQGPATESIMSSVALDEAGAGSAVNDTTREAGGTLGVAVLGSVVASVYTTKIGPRIDAIPDFLMTPNEKSFARESVIAVLEMVERPTNPAFAQQKADLIYAMKSASLEGFQLASYVTVSASLFVAVAVALFLPWKPANESVLLAWKVDDKP; this comes from the coding sequence ATGCCCCACTCATCCGTCGCCGAACCTGTCGCACCGCCAGCGCGTCCTCCAGCACTGACCGATCGGGGGAAATGGCTGGCCCTGGTCGTCATCTGTGCCGCGGAACTGCTCGTGGTGCTCGACAACACCGTCGTCAACGTCGCATTGCCGTCTCTGGGCGTGCAACTACATGCCAGCTTCGGCGGGTTGCAGTGGGTCGTCGACGCCTACACGCTCACCTTCGCGGGCCTGCTGCTGGCGTTCGGCCACCTCGGTGACCGTTTCGGTCGGCGCAGGGTGATGATGATCGGTCTCGCCGGCGTCGCTGTCATGTCGGTCGGTGGCGCGCTCGCGACCGACCTCGGTCAGGTGATCGCGGCCCGCGCCGCGATGGGTGTGTTCGCCGCCGCGGTATTCCCCGCGACGTTGGCGATGATCATCAACATCTTCACCGACGTCAAGGAACGGGCCGTCGCCATCGCCGCCTGGACCGCGATGGCCGGTTTCGCCATCGCGATCGGGCCCACCGCCGGTGGCTGGCTGCTCGAGCACTTCTCCTGGCATTCGGTCTTCTGGGTGAACATCCCGGTCGCTCTGGTCATCTTGGCATTCACCCGTTTCCTGGTCCCGGAGTCGAAAGCGGCTCACATCGGCAGGCTCGATGTCATCGGCATCGCCCTGTCGCTGCTGAGCGTCACCACGCTGGTGTGGACGATCATCGAGGCTCCGAAGCTGGGCTGGCTCTCGGTGGCCAGCCTGGCCGGATTCGTCTTCGCGGTCGTCTGCTTCGCGGTGTTCATCCGGTGGGAGATGCGCACCAGCTCGCCCGTGCTGAACATGAGCCTGTTCCGGATCCGGCGCTTCTCCCTGCCCGCGGTGGCGATCATGGTGGCCTACTTCTCCATGTTCGGATTCCTGTTCATGATCACCCAGTATTTCCAGGGTGTGATGGAGCTGTCGCCACTCGAATTCGGTTTGCACTCCCTGCCGTTCGCTGTGAGCATCGCGATCGGTGCCCCCTTGGCGACGTTGATCGCGCAGCGCATCGGCACCACCGCGGTCATCGTCTTCGGTCTGGTGGTGATGAGCATCGGAATGTACATCGCAGGCCAGGTGAAAGTGGAGACACCGTACGTGGGCCCCGTACTGATCTCGATGGTGCTCATGGGTCTGGGGCTGGCGATCGTGCAGGGCCCGGCGACGGAATCGATCATGTCGTCGGTGGCTCTCGACGAGGCAGGCGCCGGTTCGGCAGTCAACGACACCACCCGTGAGGCCGGTGGCACGCTCGGCGTCGCGGTACTGGGATCGGTGGTGGCCTCGGTGTACACGACCAAGATCGGCCCGCGCATCGACGCGATCCCGGATTTCCTGATGACCCCGAACGAGAAGAGCTTCGCTCGCGAAAGCGTCATCGCCGTCCTCGAAATGGTCGAGCGGCCCACCAATCCCGCGTTCGCGCAGCAGAAGGCCGATCTGATCTACGCGATGAAGTCGGCGTCGTTGGAGGGATTTCAGCTCGCGTCCTATGTGACGGTTTCGGCGTCCCTGTTCGTCGCGGTCGCGGTCGCCCTTTTCCTGCCGTGGAAGCCCGCGAACGAATCGGTGCTGCTCGCTTGGAAAGTCGACGACAAGCCATGA
- a CDS encoding PaaI family thioesterase, whose translation MTTPELPTGEQLLRALATSGNKLPGIWSLLGMDGAEIENGKVSFTLASRPQFANPLGTVHGGICATLLDSVMGCAVHSTLGPGFGYSTLELKVNYIRSVGTEGVRLTGTGTVIHTGRSTATAEGRVHDEQGRLVAHGTTTCLIHAPK comes from the coding sequence ATGACCACACCTGAACTGCCCACCGGCGAACAATTGCTGCGAGCCCTGGCCACCTCGGGCAACAAGCTGCCGGGGATCTGGTCGCTACTCGGCATGGACGGCGCCGAGATCGAGAACGGCAAGGTGTCGTTCACCCTCGCCTCCCGGCCGCAGTTCGCGAACCCGCTGGGAACCGTGCACGGCGGCATCTGCGCGACCCTGCTCGATTCGGTGATGGGTTGTGCGGTGCACTCCACCCTGGGCCCGGGGTTCGGATACAGCACCCTGGAGCTGAAGGTGAACTACATCCGCTCGGTCGGAACCGAGGGTGTCCGGCTGACCGGCACCGGAACGGTCATCCACACCGGACGCAGCACCGCCACCGCCGAGGGCCGCGTGCACGACGAACAGGGACGGCTCGTCGCGCACGGCACCACCACCTGCCTGATCCACGCCCCGAAATGA
- a CDS encoding phytoene desaturase family protein, protein MTSTSEANSARYDSIVVGSGLGGLSAAAYLAAAGKRVLVLEQYSALGGSSHVFRRQGRWEFDCGVHYLGECGPDGIVTTIMRGLALDDRLNWLPMDQDGFDRIIGPGFEFAVPVGWDAYLASLLDAFPTERAAVYRYHSVVRRLGESAGRSSVSSHAAMGRALARSGRAALFAAMPFAAFLTICGFSPRSILVLSVQCGALASTPLGLPTAAMAGFLQDYVGSGSFYPQGGGQMLAAGFAEVITSHGGAIRTNARVRSITVADRQVTGVRLADGETIAAPTVVSDADIIKTFTELVGLEHLPIAHRARIKSWTMSRPLINGFFGIEFDTATAPNSNYFAIPTWDDAKSLLSLTRMSRQLIDGSGFSSGADWARQMAARQPMFVQSSSRRDPGNRRAAPAGRSTVEVQTITPYKPELWGFDGYDLATGEYRTSPAYHEVKKIVLEGMAERMEQAFPGSAATVEIAELGSPATQTRFVGNTGGAPFGLKVSVDQFGSTRPGSSTAIGGLFLAGTSTRWGPGTVGAMLSGVHAAAEVTGRDLVTEIRSGAVIADPSALRPWPADFDPLATTRGIDAQVDRGRRR, encoded by the coding sequence ATGACATCGACGTCTGAAGCGAATTCGGCGCGGTACGACTCGATCGTGGTCGGGTCGGGACTGGGCGGGCTGTCCGCGGCCGCCTACCTGGCAGCGGCAGGCAAACGCGTACTGGTCCTGGAGCAATACAGCGCGCTGGGCGGGTCCTCGCATGTGTTCCGCAGGCAAGGACGATGGGAATTCGACTGCGGCGTCCACTATCTCGGTGAATGCGGGCCCGACGGGATCGTCACGACGATCATGCGCGGCTTGGCGCTGGACGACCGGTTGAACTGGCTCCCGATGGATCAGGACGGATTCGACCGCATCATCGGTCCCGGGTTCGAATTCGCGGTACCGGTGGGATGGGATGCCTACCTGGCGAGTCTGCTCGACGCGTTCCCCACCGAGCGCGCCGCGGTGTATCGGTATCACTCGGTCGTGCGCCGACTGGGCGAGTCCGCCGGGCGTTCCTCGGTGTCGTCCCATGCGGCGATGGGGCGTGCCCTGGCTCGATCGGGCCGCGCGGCCCTCTTCGCCGCCATGCCCTTTGCCGCGTTCCTCACGATCTGCGGCTTCTCGCCGCGCTCGATTCTCGTGCTGTCCGTCCAGTGCGGGGCCCTGGCGTCGACACCACTCGGGCTGCCGACCGCGGCGATGGCCGGGTTCCTCCAGGACTACGTCGGCAGCGGCTCGTTCTACCCGCAGGGCGGCGGGCAGATGCTGGCCGCCGGGTTCGCCGAGGTGATCACCTCCCACGGTGGTGCGATCCGAACCAATGCGCGAGTCCGATCGATCACCGTTGCCGACCGGCAGGTCACCGGCGTGCGTTTGGCGGACGGGGAGACGATCGCCGCGCCGACCGTGGTTTCCGACGCCGACATCATCAAGACGTTCACCGAACTCGTCGGTCTCGAGCACCTACCGATCGCCCACCGCGCGCGAATCAAGAGCTGGACCATGTCGCGGCCGCTCATCAACGGGTTCTTCGGTATCGAGTTCGACACCGCTACCGCGCCCAACAGCAACTACTTCGCGATACCGACCTGGGACGACGCGAAGTCCCTGCTCTCGCTGACGCGGATGTCACGCCAGTTGATCGACGGTAGCGGCTTCAGCTCCGGCGCGGACTGGGCGCGGCAGATGGCGGCCAGGCAGCCGATGTTCGTCCAGTCCTCCTCGCGACGTGATCCGGGCAATCGGCGGGCGGCACCCGCCGGCCGTTCGACGGTCGAGGTCCAGACGATCACCCCCTACAAACCGGAACTCTGGGGCTTCGACGGCTACGATCTCGCGACCGGCGAATACCGCACGAGCCCCGCCTATCACGAGGTCAAGAAGATCGTGCTCGAGGGCATGGCCGAACGGATGGAACAGGCGTTTCCCGGTTCGGCGGCCACTGTCGAGATCGCGGAGCTGGGCTCGCCCGCCACCCAGACCCGGTTCGTCGGCAACACCGGCGGTGCGCCGTTCGGGCTGAAAGTCAGCGTCGACCAGTTCGGGAGCACACGTCCGGGCTCGTCCACCGCGATCGGTGGGCTCTTCCTCGCGGGCACGAGCACCCGGTGGGGTCCGGGCACTGTCGGTGCCATGCTCAGCGGAGTGCACGCGGCAGCGGAGGTGACCGGACGCGATCTGGTCACCGAGATCCGGTCCGGCGCGGTGATCGCCGACCCGTCCGCCCTGAGACCGTGGCCTGCCGATTTCGATCCACTCGCGACGACACGGGGGATCGATGCACAGGTCGACCGAGGGCGTCGGCGCTGA
- a CDS encoding carbonic anhydrase — MPHTSPVAAWKTLREGNDRFVEGRLQHPNQGAANRTELTNGQHPSAILFGCGDSRVAAEIIFDRGLGDMFVVRTAGHVVDGSVLGSIEYGVEVLEVPLIVVLGHDSCGAVRATIDALDSGAVPGGFIRSVVERVTPSILLGRREGLSSVDELEARHVEETGLLLTQRSSIIAEKIQAGKLAIACVTYNLSEGRVHLNRVIGNIGELE, encoded by the coding sequence ATGCCGCATACAAGTCCTGTTGCCGCCTGGAAGACCCTCCGTGAGGGAAACGATCGCTTCGTCGAGGGTCGACTTCAGCATCCCAACCAAGGCGCCGCGAACCGCACCGAGCTCACCAACGGACAGCACCCGTCCGCGATCCTGTTCGGGTGCGGTGACTCCAGAGTCGCCGCCGAGATCATCTTCGACCGGGGCCTGGGCGACATGTTCGTCGTGCGCACAGCGGGCCATGTCGTCGACGGCTCCGTGCTCGGATCGATCGAGTACGGCGTCGAGGTCCTGGAGGTGCCACTGATCGTCGTTCTCGGACACGACAGCTGTGGCGCGGTTCGCGCGACGATCGACGCCCTCGATTCCGGCGCCGTGCCGGGTGGATTCATTCGTAGCGTCGTCGAGCGGGTCACCCCGTCGATTCTGCTGGGCCGGCGGGAAGGACTGAGCTCTGTCGACGAACTCGAAGCACGGCACGTGGAGGAGACCGGCCTGTTGCTGACGCAGCGGTCGAGCATCATCGCCGAGAAGATCCAGGCCGGAAAGCTCGCCATCGCGTGTGTCACCTACAACCTGTCCGAGGGCAGGGTGCACCTGAACCGCGTGATCGGCAACATCGGCGAACTCGAGTAA
- a CDS encoding fused (3R)-hydroxyacyl-ACP dehydratase subunits HadA/HadB, protein MTMTSTQIAGTTVVADCPSTLVGCAYRSDEIYVVGREKIREFARAVQDSHPVHRSEAAGVEYGYGGLVAPLTFFAIPAFRAQLAMFDTVAGGYDLSQIMQTDQVVNYHKPIRPGDTLTCDVGLESFRSAFGSELFEFKTVITDQHNTALITSRTSFVGRAGAGTATSRPGDDLVMHGFRDTAAGAGLGPRVFDKSDPCPNMLSTLEPRADGSRTRAFESVEVGQRLPPRVFSLTLGDLVNYAGVAGDPNPIHWHQEAACAVNLDAPVAHGMLTVGLGAGYLSSWLGDPGAVIEYAVRFTSPVYVTSAGAKVEFSGTVKSVDPRRRTAVVAISAQCQGRKIFGRATAQVRLSSPEQRRSGEATTANN, encoded by the coding sequence ATGACGATGACCAGCACACAGATCGCGGGCACGACGGTCGTTGCCGACTGCCCGTCGACCCTGGTGGGGTGTGCCTATCGCTCCGACGAGATCTATGTCGTCGGGCGAGAGAAGATCCGGGAGTTCGCGCGCGCGGTCCAGGACAGCCATCCGGTGCATCGGTCGGAAGCCGCGGGTGTGGAATACGGCTACGGCGGCTTGGTCGCGCCGCTGACGTTCTTCGCGATCCCCGCGTTTCGAGCGCAATTGGCGATGTTCGACACTGTCGCCGGTGGATACGATCTGAGTCAGATCATGCAAACCGACCAGGTTGTCAACTACCACAAGCCGATTCGTCCCGGCGATACCTTGACCTGCGATGTCGGTCTCGAATCGTTTCGCAGTGCCTTCGGCAGCGAACTCTTCGAGTTCAAGACGGTGATCACCGATCAGCACAACACCGCGCTGATCACTTCGCGCACGAGTTTCGTCGGTAGAGCCGGAGCCGGTACGGCGACGTCGCGCCCGGGCGACGACCTCGTGATGCACGGCTTTCGCGACACAGCAGCGGGTGCCGGACTCGGCCCACGGGTCTTCGACAAATCAGATCCGTGCCCGAACATGCTCTCGACACTCGAGCCGCGGGCCGACGGCAGCCGGACGCGTGCCTTCGAGTCGGTCGAGGTCGGCCAGCGGCTGCCACCACGGGTCTTCTCGCTCACCCTCGGGGACCTCGTCAACTACGCGGGTGTGGCCGGTGACCCGAATCCCATCCACTGGCATCAGGAAGCGGCGTGCGCGGTGAACCTGGACGCGCCCGTCGCGCACGGCATGCTGACCGTAGGGCTGGGAGCCGGATATCTGTCGTCGTGGCTGGGCGATCCCGGCGCTGTCATCGAATACGCCGTCCGGTTCACCAGTCCGGTCTATGTCACCTCGGCCGGAGCGAAAGTCGAGTTCTCGGGCACGGTGAAGTCCGTCGATCCTCGGCGCCGGACAGCGGTCGTCGCGATTTCCGCGCAGTGCCAGGGCCGCAAGATCTTCGGTAGGGCGACGGCACAGGTCCGCCTGTCGAGTCCCGAACAGCGGCGATCCGGCGAGGCCACGACTGCGAATAACTGA
- a CDS encoding isochorismatase family protein: MSTALIIVDVQNDFCEGGAVAVAGGAALAERISEHLRSGNYAAVTATRDYHIDPGAHFSDTPDFVDSWPPHCRADTAGSEFHPNLDTAPIDEVFFKGAYAAAYSGFQGAAADGTGLADWLRARGIDTVEVCGIATDHCVRATALDARTAGFETRVLVGLSAGVSPAGIERTLAELQQAGVEVTADIDG; this comes from the coding sequence ATGAGCACCGCTCTGATCATCGTCGACGTACAGAACGATTTCTGTGAGGGGGGAGCGGTGGCCGTGGCAGGCGGCGCTGCGCTCGCCGAGCGGATCAGCGAGCATCTCCGTTCCGGCAACTACGCCGCGGTCACCGCGACCCGCGACTATCACATAGATCCCGGTGCGCACTTCTCGGACACTCCCGACTTCGTCGACAGCTGGCCCCCGCACTGCCGGGCCGATACCGCGGGTTCGGAGTTCCACCCGAACCTCGATACCGCCCCGATCGACGAGGTCTTCTTCAAAGGCGCCTACGCCGCCGCCTACTCGGGATTCCAGGGTGCCGCCGCGGACGGCACAGGTCTCGCGGACTGGTTGCGCGCCAGAGGAATCGACACCGTGGAAGTCTGCGGCATCGCCACCGATCACTGTGTGCGAGCCACCGCCCTCGATGCCCGCACCGCGGGTTTCGAGACCCGGGTACTGGTAGGCCTGTCGGCCGGTGTCTCGCCCGCCGGCATCGAACGAACGCTCGCAGAACTGCAGCAGGCAGGCGTGGAAGTCACCGCTGACATCGACGGCTGA
- a CDS encoding phosphodiesterase, translating to MIDLHRVTELPNTVVRTAFETGARFRHARVFHPRGVRLAGRFHATSDYVPWFGPGDRAVIARQSKGIGSPGGVPDVLGLAFRVLDRDEHPWDFTLATTGRSALGRFVITPARSWGTARFGTLLPYRFGDAPPVWLFAEPLDTDGLPNTASLRALDDHLDDQVLRFSIIADGIGRPPETVGELDLRRAEPEEYRTDFFDPILNHPDDVTLVPQAVNWLRESAYTGSRRGRTDDGAQPAT from the coding sequence ATGATCGATCTGCACCGTGTCACCGAACTGCCGAACACCGTTGTCCGCACCGCCTTCGAGACCGGAGCACGGTTTCGGCACGCGCGGGTGTTCCACCCCCGCGGTGTCCGCCTCGCGGGCCGATTCCATGCCACCAGCGACTACGTGCCCTGGTTCGGTCCCGGCGACCGAGCGGTCATCGCACGACAGTCGAAAGGCATCGGCAGCCCCGGCGGTGTCCCCGATGTCCTCGGGCTGGCTTTCCGGGTCCTCGATCGCGACGAGCACCCCTGGGACTTCACGCTGGCGACCACCGGCCGGAGTGCGCTGGGCCGGTTCGTCATCACGCCGGCCCGCTCCTGGGGCACCGCCCGTTTCGGCACACTCCTGCCCTATCGGTTCGGCGACGCGCCCCCGGTCTGGCTCTTCGCGGAACCGCTCGACACCGACGGCCTGCCGAACACCGCATCCCTGCGGGCCCTCGACGATCACCTCGACGACCAGGTGCTCCGGTTCTCGATCATCGCCGATGGAATCGGCCGCCCACCCGAAACCGTGGGCGAACTGGACCTGAGGCGAGCCGAGCCGGAGGAGTACCGCACCGACTTCTTCGACCCGATTCTGAACCATCCCGACGACGTCACGTTGGTACCCCAAGCGGTGAACTGGCTTCGCGAAAGCGCCTACACGGGTAGCCGCCGCGGCCGCACCGACGACGGCGCCCAGCCCGCGACCTGA
- a CDS encoding VOC family protein, which translates to MIGKLRSVVLDCKHPAELARFYRELLGGTVEVTDETWVVLTDPHGRRLAFQLAPEHEPPQFPDPRGSQQFHLDIEVGDIEVAQRSVLDLGATRVTDAVGEDRFRVFRDPAGHTFCLVWGITAGDT; encoded by the coding sequence ATGATCGGAAAACTTCGTTCGGTGGTGCTCGACTGCAAACATCCGGCCGAGCTGGCGCGTTTCTACCGGGAACTGCTCGGCGGCACGGTCGAGGTCACCGATGAGACATGGGTGGTCCTGACCGACCCGCACGGGCGGCGTCTCGCGTTCCAGCTCGCACCCGAGCACGAACCTCCGCAGTTTCCGGACCCACGCGGATCGCAACAGTTCCATCTCGACATCGAGGTCGGCGACATCGAGGTGGCGCAGCGCAGCGTGCTGGATCTCGGCGCTACCCGGGTGACCGATGCTGTCGGCGAAGACCGCTTCCGGGTGTTCCGTGACCCCGCGGGCCATACGTTCTGCCTCGTGTGGGGAATCACGGCCGGCGACACCTGA
- a CDS encoding class II glutamine amidotransferase translates to MAYAGEPILAEELLFKPRHSLIDQSLHSRMGATTTNGDGFGIGWYGENPEPAVFKSIEPAWNDRNLREVTGQIRTPLLFAHIRASTGTPVQRSNCHPFRHGRWLWMHNGALRGFREVRRDLVTAIDPVLFPDLEGSTDSETLFYLALTFGLTEDPLGAVARAVGFVEEVGRAHQVENPVQMTVATTDGQSLWVFRYSSERQSRSLFFSTKIAQLRALHPEVEVLHRLGEHTRFVVSEPLRDLPGAWNEVPESCAGVVRGGADELVGFEPVSPN, encoded by the coding sequence ATGGCGTACGCGGGGGAGCCGATTCTCGCGGAAGAACTGTTGTTCAAGCCGCGGCACTCGTTGATCGACCAGAGTCTGCATTCCCGGATGGGAGCCACGACAACCAACGGCGACGGTTTCGGTATCGGCTGGTACGGCGAAAACCCGGAGCCTGCGGTGTTCAAGAGCATCGAACCGGCATGGAACGACCGAAATCTGCGTGAGGTCACCGGTCAGATCCGCACACCGCTGTTGTTCGCCCATATCCGCGCCTCGACGGGAACGCCGGTTCAGCGCAGTAATTGCCACCCGTTCCGGCACGGGCGATGGCTGTGGATGCACAATGGCGCACTGCGCGGCTTCCGTGAAGTCCGGCGCGACCTGGTCACCGCGATCGATCCGGTGTTGTTTCCCGATCTCGAAGGATCGACGGATTCGGAAACGCTGTTCTATCTGGCGTTGACCTTCGGACTCACCGAAGATCCGCTGGGTGCGGTCGCTCGCGCGGTCGGATTCGTCGAAGAGGTCGGTCGCGCGCACCAGGTGGAGAATCCGGTGCAGATGACGGTGGCGACGACCGATGGGCAGTCGCTGTGGGTATTCCGCTACTCGAGTGAACGGCAGTCGAGATCGCTGTTCTTTTCGACGAAGATCGCGCAACTGCGCGCTCTGCACCCCGAGGTGGAAGTGCTGCACCGCCTCGGCGAGCACACCCGTTTCGTGGTTTCCGAACCGCTGCGTGACCTGCCCGGCGCGTGGAACGAAGTTCCCGAATCGTGTGCCGGAGTCGTGCGAGGCGGCGCGGACGAACTCGTGGGGTTCGAGCCCGTCTCCCCGAACTGA
- a CDS encoding three-helix bundle dimerization domain-containing protein, whose translation MLDDKEAAQIDQVIERLVAHFPAQSPAEIELLVRRIHERFIDARVRDFVPLLVEKAARQTVSVYPIEITGDDPYGAEAMATI comes from the coding sequence ATGCTCGACGACAAGGAAGCTGCGCAGATCGATCAGGTGATCGAACGCCTGGTCGCTCATTTCCCCGCGCAATCACCGGCGGAGATCGAACTTCTCGTTCGCCGTATCCACGAGCGGTTCATCGACGCCCGGGTCCGCGATTTCGTTCCGCTGCTCGTCGAAAAGGCCGCACGGCAAACGGTCAGCGTCTACCCGATCGAGATCACCGGCGATGACCCGTACGGCGCCGAAGCGATGGCTACGATCTAG